The genomic window GTCAGACCGTGTTTTTCAGCCAGGGGCAGGCGCCCTACGATCCCCAGAATCGGCAAAAAAGTCAGCAGAATGCCGTTCGTGAATTTCAGGTGCAGGCCATCACGCAGGCCGTGGGTACATTCCTGAGCACGTCACAGATGGGGACCAAGTTTCAGGCCATCAAGGACAAAGTGCTTCGCCAGCCGGAACGATACGTGGATGCATACCAGGTCTTTTCCGAAACCGTCGAGAACGGCAGGTATCAGGTTGCGGGGCAGGTTACGGTGGCAATGGGGCTGTTGAAAAAAGACCTCATCGCTTTCGACATCTACGCGTCCGACGATGCGGGGGAGGATGGGAAAAGAGATGAAGACGCGGTTCCTCCCCGCGCAGGCCCCGGGGAGCCCGCACCCGTCCGGCCCGGAGCCCGGGTGACGGACGATTCGAACGGCGGGGCCAAGGCCCCGCCCGGAGGCCCGGCGGGGGATGCGGATGAGGACGGCGAGGGGGTCACCGACCAGGAGAGTGATGAGGAGAGTGTCGGGGAACAAGGCGGAATTCCGGCGGGAGCCCGGAAGGAACCTTCGGCGAGGATCCGCCCCGGAGCCCCTTCGGATGACGCGGAAGCAAACGGCGATACGGTGACGGACGAACCGGGCGATGAGCAGGAGGCCGAGGACCAGGGTGGACCTCCGGCGGGAGCTCGGGAGGAACCTTCGGCGAGGATCCGCCCCGGAGCCCCCGCGGGGGAAGCGGAAGACGATGGCGATGCGGCTTCCGACACGGCCGGCGGTGAACCTGCCCGTGAAGGACAGGGTGGAGCTCCGGCCGGAGCGCAGGGCAAGGCGCGGCCTGAGGCTCGAGAAGCGGCCCCGGTCCCGGCCGGCGGCCCACGCGGAATAACCTCGACTTCCAACGAGATATTCTGGGCGGTCTCGGAAAAATGGGACCAGACCTGGTACCTGCCCGGAGACCTGAAAGACCCCCGGGGGCTCTTTGCGGCGAGTGTTGTCCAGGAACTGCTGGACTACCGCTACACCCTGCACTTTCCGGAACCCGGAGCCCTCAAAGTCGACAACATGGGGAACGCCTCTTCGAGCCAGGCGGTATCCCAGGCCAGGATGCTGGGAATCCGGAACGTGGTGGTGGGCCGGGTGGTGTTGCACCAGCGGAGCAAGGAACCCGCGCGTCTCGATGCCGAGCTTCAAATCATCGAAGCGGCGTCGGGCAAGTCCCTGGGGAAGCTCCGCAAAACCCGGAACCTCGAAGAGTTGACCAACCAGGAAGGAGCCATGGAGCTTGCCGGGGATGTCACGAATGAGCTGACGGGGTTGCTGTCCGGGGACACTCGCGCCGCGGCTCCGGCCGGCCCGGTGCCCGTGGCCGGCGAGGGGGAATGGGTGCTGAGGCTCCAGGCGGCGGACCATCACGCGTATTGGAGGGAGGTGGAGAAGCTGCTCCGGGAGCAGGCGCGGGGGATGACCATGCTCGGAATGGAAATGGGGCCCCAGGAGACCGTGATCCGGCTCGGCGGAATCGACGGCCGCACGCTTTCCTCACTCGACGGGAGGGTGCTCTCCGGCGGGGTCACGATCAAAATCGATGACTTGTCGCCCGACACGCGGACGACACGAGTGTTGTTCGTTCGGCAGGCAGTGCCGCAACCCGGGCCGAAACCATGACGGTGCCGAATCTGCTCACCATTCTGCGCATCCTGCTCACTCCGGTGCTGGTGTGGCTGCTCCTAGAAAACAGGCTCAACGAAGCACTGACGGTCTTCTTCATTGCCGGCGCGACCGACGGGCTCGATGGGCTGATTGCTCGCGTGTTTCATCAGAAGTCCAAGCTTGGAGCCTACCTGGACCCGCTGGCCGACAAGATCCTGCTGGTCACCTCCTTCGTCCTGCTGGGGCACATGGGGTACATTCCCTACTGGCTCGTGATCGTGGCGGTAAGCCGTGATGCGATCATCCTGCTCGGCCTGTTGAGCCTCATGTTTCACCAGGTGCGGGTGGAGATCCAGCCCGTGCTGCTCAGCAAGCTCACCACGCTCTTTCAGTTGGGGACGATTCTCGCGACCATGGGTTCCGGGCTGTTTCAGCTTCCTCAGGGGGGATACACGGCCCTTTTCGTGACCACCGCGGTGCTGACCGTTGCCGGCGGCGTTCAGTACATTATGATCGGGATTGCCTTGCTGGACAGCCGGCGGGGCGGTCACGCGGATTGAAGGGATGCCGCGCCGAAGGTCAATGAGCCGCCTTCGGGGCTCTTTGGCCCGCCGGCGGAGGTCGCCGTGCACAACACGCTCGATGTCGTTCCCGCCGACCGAAGCGCCTTCCGGAAGCCGCAACCGACCCGGCCGCGGAAGCCCGGGGCGAAAGGCCTGCGTTCCGCATTTTGCTTGACATGATCCTGCCGTGCCGTTATAGAGACAAGAACCCGTAGGCACGTAGCTCAGGGGGAGAGCGCTACCTTGACGCGGTAGAAGTCGGCGGTTCGAAACCGCCCGTGCCTACCACATTTGCCGGACTTTGTGTATCGCATAAGCAGGAGCGTCAATAACATCTGAGATAAGGCGCCTGGTTGGCTCGTTGGATCCTGAATACAGTTCGAAGAATAGCTTCATCAGATGCAGGATCGTACTCATGAGAGGCATCTTCCCTTGTAGGGCAGGGTGCCTTTTTTGTTAAATTCCCGGGTTCGGCGGCCAAACCGCGAGGGTTTCCAACAGCAGGAAGTCGAAATGAGCGCAGAGATAAGTGTAACGCTGGCAGACGGTACAACGAAATCCTTTCCCAGGGGCGTTTCCGCCGGTGAGGTCCTGAAAGCTTCCGGAGGGCCGAACGGTTGGGTGGCGGCCAAGGTCAACGGTGTGCCCGTGGACCTGATCGTCGGGATCGAGGAAGACGCCGCCGTTGAAGGAATACGGGCCGATTCCGAGGTGGGGCTCGAGATTCTTCGGCACAGTGCCGCCCACGTCATGGCCCAGGCCGTCAAGTCGCTGTTCCCCGAAGCCAGGGTGGCCATCGGGCCGGCCATCGACAACGGGTTCTATTACGATTTCGAGGTGGAACGGCCGTTCACGCAGGACGATCTGGACAGGATCGAGGCGAAGATGAAGGAGCTCGTCGGGGCGAAATTGAAATTCGAACGGAAAGTGCTGCCTCGCGACGAAGCCATCGACTTCTTCACGCGCCGGGGAGAAGGATACAAGGTCGAGCTGTTGCAGGGATTTTCGGATCCGACGGTCTCTTTTTACACGCAGGGCGATTTCGTGGATCTGTGCCGCGGACCTCATGTGCCCCACAGCGGGTACGTCAGGGCGTTCAAGCTGACCAGCGTGGCCGGGGCCTACTGGCGGGGCGACGAGCACAACGCCATGCTGCAGAGGATTTACGGCACGGCGTTTGCCGATCGCGACGCGCTCAAGAAATACCTGCACTTTCTGGAAGAAGCTCAAAAGCGGGACCACCGGCGTCTGGGCCGGGAGTTGGATCTCTTCAGCTTCAGCGACGAGGTCGGCGCGGGAATGGTCATCTACCATCCCAGGGGAGCGTTGCTGCGGCACATCCTGGAGGCCTTCGAAAAACGGGAGCACCTGCGCAGGGGGTATCATATCGTTATGGGGCCGACCCTGCTCAAGACGGAGCTGTGGAAACGGTCGGGCCATTTCGAGCACTACCGGGAGAACATGTACTTCACCGAGATCGAGGAGCAGTCCTACGGCATCAAGCCCATGAACTGCCTTGCCCATATGCTTATCTACAAGTCCCGGCTGCGAAGCTACCGGGATCTGCCTCTGCGCTATTTCGAGCTCGGCACCGTGCACCGCCATGAGCGGTCGGGCGTGCTGCACGGTCTGACGCGCGTAAGGCAGTTTACACAGGACGACGCGCATATCCTCTGCACGCCGGAGCAGTTGCACGGTGAAATTCAAAGCATTATCGACTTTGTGATTGAGGTGATGGGCATTTTCGGGTTTAATCATGAAATGGAAATCAGCACCCGCCCGGCAAAATCCATCGGTTCGGATGAAGACTGGGAACGCGCCACGAGCGCCCTTATCGACGCCTTGGAAGACAAGGGGATTCCGTACCAGGTGTGCGAAGGCGAAGGGGCGTTCTACGGGCCCAAGATTGACGTAAAATTGAGAGATGCGTTGGATCGCAAATGGCAATGCGCCACGATCCAGTGCGATTTCACGTTGCCGGACAGATTCGACCTCACGTATGTCGGCGTCGATGGGAACCGGCACCGGCCGGTGATGGTGCATCGTGTGGTTTTGGGGTCCCTGGAGCGGTTCATAGGGGTCCTGGTCGAGCATTTTGCGGGAGCGTTTCCGACGTGGCTCGCCCCCGTTCAGGCCATTGTGGTGACCGTGACCGACGGGCAGATCGAATTCGCCCGCAACATGTACGACCGGCTGCGGGAAGCGGGTGTGCGCGTCGAACTGGACGACCGCAACGAGAAGCTCGGTTACAAGATTCGCGAGGCGCAAATGCAGAAGGTCCCATACATGCTGGTGATCGGAGACCGGGAGGTTGCCGCGGGCGGCGTAGCGCCGCGCCGGCGCGATGGGACTCAACTGGAACTGATTGCCCCCGAAGCCTTTGCGGCGATGATCCAGAAGGAATGTCTGGAGGCCACCAAGGGACGGGTGGGGCTGGGAATCGTATAGGACGGCATCCGACGCGGACGGTGCGGGTGCCGTTCGACGGGTGGCGAGAAATGCAAACCCAAAGGATCTGCGATCGGAAAGGAGGATGTGGTTCTGGATAAGCAAGTCAATGTCAACGAGAGGATTCGATCTTCTGAAGTCCGGGTGATCGGCCAGGACGGGCAGCAATTGGGGGTTTTGAGTCTGAAGAAGGCACTGGAATTGGCCGCGCAGGACGAGTTGGATCTGGTGGAGGTGGCTCCCAACGCGGATCCGCCGGTCTGCAAGATCATGGATTACGGAAAATTCAAATATCAGCAGAACAAGCGAACCCAGGAAGCCAAGAAAAAGCAGACCGTTATCCAGGTCAAGGAAGTGAAGATTCGGCCCAAAACGGACGAACACGACCTGCTCGTGAAAATTCGGCACATCAAGAGGTTCCTGGCCCAGAAAGACAAAGCCAAGGTAACCATCCTCTTTCGTGGGCGGGAGATTGCTTATACCGACCAGGGAACCAAGGTTCTGGAGCGGGTCAGGGAAGAACTGAAGGAAGATGCCGTGATCGAACAACCGCCCAAGATGGAAGGGCGTAACATGGTCATGATATTGGCGCCGAAGGCATGAGTGCCTGAACAAAAAAGGCTTGACACGATTTTCGAAGCTTAATAAATTTACGTGTTTCCGAATCGGAGATTGTTTCGGTCTTCATCCCCCCGTTTCCCGGCCTCGGGAGAAGGCTTTCCCGGCGGCGGCCGGCGGCTTGAGCGGTATGCGGAGCAGCGAGGGGGCGGCGGGGCCGTTTTGAGTTTCTGCGATCGGGCGTGAATGTTCTTGTGAATGGAGCAGTGGAAAGGATCGAGTGATGCCAAAAATGAAGACGAACCGCGCGGCAGCGAAGCGGTTCAAACGGACCGGAACGGGCAAGTTCATGCGGGCCAGGGCGAACAAGAGTCATATTCTCACGAAGAAGAGCCCGCAGCGGAAGCGTCGCCTGCGGCAGGGTACGGCGGTGGACGCGATCAACGTTCGGGCCCTGGAACACATGCTGCCTTACCTGTAGAGGATCGGCGAATAGACAGAGGGAGTATCGGTAATGCCTAGAGTAAAGAAAGCTGTTAAATCGCGCGAGCGCCGCAAGAAAATCCTGAAGTTGGCGAAAGGCTATCGTGGCGGCCGCGGGAAGCTGATTCGCAGTGCTTCCGAAACGGTGGATCGTGCCCTCAAGTTTGCCTACCGCGACCGCAAGACCCGTAAACGCCAGTTCCGAAGCCTGTGGATCATGCGCATCAATGCCGCCGCCCGCGAGCATGACCTGAGCTATTCGAGGTTCATGCATGCCCTGAAGAAGGCAAACATCGACATGGACCGCAAGGCATTGGCCCATCTTGCCGTGAACGACCCTGCAGCATTCGCCAAACTGGCCCGGATCGCCAAAGAAGCCGCCTGAAATGGAAGACGCCGTTCGAAAGCTCCTGAATTCCGCCGATCACGAAGTTCTTGCCTTGGCCAACGATGCCAGGGCCATTGAGCAGTTGAAGGTGCGTTTTCTGGGTCGCAAGGGCGAATTGGCCAGGCTTTTCAAGGAGATGGGCAAAGTCCCGGAAGCTGAAAGACCGGCCGTGGGCAAGGTCCTCAACGAGGCCAAAGTCAGGCTCGAAGCCCTGTTCGCCGAAGCCTTGGAACGCGGGGGGGAGCAGGGGGCGGGACGCCGCGAACAAATCGATATCACCGTTCCGGGGCGACGACCGCCGCGCGGGCGGTTGCATCCCATCAGCCAGGTCGCCAGGGAAGTGTGCCGAATCTTCAACTGGCTCGGCTTCGAGATCGTGGAAGGCCCCGAAGTGGAACTGGACTATTACAACTTCGAGGCCCTGAATATCCCCAGGGACCACCCGGCCCGGGACATGCAAGACACCTTCTACGTTTCGGACGACGTCGTCCTGCGAACGCACACTTCGCCCCTGCAGGTGCGAACGATGGAGAAGCGTCGTCCGCCCATCAGGGTCATCGCTCCAGGCAAGACCTACCGCTGCGATTCGGATGTGACCCACACGCCCATGTTCCACCAGGTGGAAGGACTCATGGTGGGAAAGGACATTTCTTTCGGCGATCTGAAAGGAATACTCACCATTTTCGTCCACCAGATGTTCGGAGCTGATGTGGGGCTGCGTTTCCGCCCCAGTTTTTTCCCGTTTACCGAGCCCAGCGCCGAAGTGGACATTCAGTGCGTCATGTGCAAGGGCGAGGGATGCCGGGTCTGTTCACAGACGGGCTGGCTGGAAATTCTCGGTTCAGGTATGGTTGATCCGGAGGTTTTCAGGATGGTCGGCTACGATCCCGAGGAAGTGAC from Syntrophobacter fumaroxidans MPOB includes these protein-coding regions:
- the rpmI gene encoding 50S ribosomal protein L35, which produces MPKMKTNRAAAKRFKRTGTGKFMRARANKSHILTKKSPQRKRRLRQGTAVDAINVRALEHMLPYL
- the infC gene encoding translation initiation factor IF-3; translation: MDKQVNVNERIRSSEVRVIGQDGQQLGVLSLKKALELAAQDELDLVEVAPNADPPVCKIMDYGKFKYQQNKRTQEAKKKQTVIQVKEVKIRPKTDEHDLLVKIRHIKRFLAQKDKAKVTILFRGREIAYTDQGTKVLERVREELKEDAVIEQPPKMEGRNMVMILAPKA
- the rplT gene encoding 50S ribosomal protein L20; protein product: MPRVKKAVKSRERRKKILKLAKGYRGGRGKLIRSASETVDRALKFAYRDRKTRKRQFRSLWIMRINAAAREHDLSYSRFMHALKKANIDMDRKALAHLAVNDPAAFAKLARIAKEAA
- a CDS encoding CDP-alcohol phosphatidyltransferase family protein, coding for MTVPNLLTILRILLTPVLVWLLLENRLNEALTVFFIAGATDGLDGLIARVFHQKSKLGAYLDPLADKILLVTSFVLLGHMGYIPYWLVIVAVSRDAIILLGLLSLMFHQVRVEIQPVLLSKLTTLFQLGTILATMGSGLFQLPQGGYTALFVTTAVLTVAGGVQYIMIGIALLDSRRGGHAD
- the thrS gene encoding threonine--tRNA ligase; translation: MSAEISVTLADGTTKSFPRGVSAGEVLKASGGPNGWVAAKVNGVPVDLIVGIEEDAAVEGIRADSEVGLEILRHSAAHVMAQAVKSLFPEARVAIGPAIDNGFYYDFEVERPFTQDDLDRIEAKMKELVGAKLKFERKVLPRDEAIDFFTRRGEGYKVELLQGFSDPTVSFYTQGDFVDLCRGPHVPHSGYVRAFKLTSVAGAYWRGDEHNAMLQRIYGTAFADRDALKKYLHFLEEAQKRDHRRLGRELDLFSFSDEVGAGMVIYHPRGALLRHILEAFEKREHLRRGYHIVMGPTLLKTELWKRSGHFEHYRENMYFTEIEEQSYGIKPMNCLAHMLIYKSRLRSYRDLPLRYFELGTVHRHERSGVLHGLTRVRQFTQDDAHILCTPEQLHGEIQSIIDFVIEVMGIFGFNHEMEISTRPAKSIGSDEDWERATSALIDALEDKGIPYQVCEGEGAFYGPKIDVKLRDALDRKWQCATIQCDFTLPDRFDLTYVGVDGNRHRPVMVHRVVLGSLERFIGVLVEHFAGAFPTWLAPVQAIVVTVTDGQIEFARNMYDRLREAGVRVELDDRNEKLGYKIREAQMQKVPYMLVIGDREVAAGGVAPRRRDGTQLELIAPEAFAAMIQKECLEATKGRVGLGIV
- the pheS gene encoding phenylalanine--tRNA ligase subunit alpha, which translates into the protein MEDAVRKLLNSADHEVLALANDARAIEQLKVRFLGRKGELARLFKEMGKVPEAERPAVGKVLNEAKVRLEALFAEALERGGEQGAGRREQIDITVPGRRPPRGRLHPISQVAREVCRIFNWLGFEIVEGPEVELDYYNFEALNIPRDHPARDMQDTFYVSDDVVLRTHTSPLQVRTMEKRRPPIRVIAPGKTYRCDSDVTHTPMFHQVEGLMVGKDISFGDLKGILTIFVHQMFGADVGLRFRPSFFPFTEPSAEVDIQCVMCKGEGCRVCSQTGWLEILGSGMVDPEVFRMVGYDPEEVTGFAFGMGIERITMLKYGIDDLRLFFENDFRFLRQF